cttctctcctctctctctgttcctctctctcctctctctctctcccttctctcctctctctctctctcttctctcctcttttctctccctcttctagaAACTTGAAGAGGCGGACCGTAAGAGCCGTAACCAGCTCGACAGTCTGGAGAGGGAGCAGAGGCACCTCCAGCGCCAGTTGGACCTGCTGCAGGGGGGCACCGGGGCCGGGGTAGGAGGCACTGGgccgggggagggagagaggatacgCATGGACAGCGTGGGCTCCACCCTCTGCTCCTCCGAGCACTCGGACTCGGACCAAGGTGAGCGACCGTGACCGCCGAAAGGGATCTTTGTCAGATTCCAGTTGTTATTTCATTGTATCACACACATAAGCACATCAGTTAAAGAGATGTGGACTTTGCACACTTGTACCCTATTCTTAGGATAACCAGAAAGCTAGATTCTTTGTGGAAACAAACCAAACTTCTCAGTTTAGTAGTGTTCCTGTTTAGTTCCAAGGAGCTCTTGTTTCAAGTGTGTTATTCCAACGTTCTGctcttctcttactctctctctctctctttctctctctctctacctctctccttctcccacctcCCTTGCCCTCTACAGAGGAGATTGAGGTGGACGTGGAGTCTACAGAGTTCTCAGAGCACGGGGAACTGGACTCGGTTTCTACGGCCTCCACCAGCGATCTAGACGACCACAGCAGCCTTCAGAGTCTAGCCAGCGACGAGGGCTACTCCAGCTGCAGCATCCTCAAACTCTCCTCAGCCTTCTCCGGATCCTCCTCATAGGAGATGGCTGTTGGGTGTAGACTCCTCCCCCCCGGCTCCAATCTGCAACCTCGGGGGGCTAAATCAACATCCAAAGACCAACCACCTGAACCTGTCCTGTCTAACTTCCTGTCTGTAACCCCTCGCCATCGCACCATCCGTCGCTCTGCTCCAACTCGCTGCTGATCCTCAACCCCCAGTCCCCCCCCTCGGAACCCCTCAACCCCCCCTCCGTCCCAAGCAGAAGGTCCAACCCCCCGTATCGTCTCGATAACGGGTACATGAAGAACAGAGATTGATCCAAACACAGAACCAACCTTTATTTTGAGAATCTGAATAAGAGCAATGGTTTGAGATTAGATTTTGACTTGGGCGGCTTTATGAATGATTGAAACTGAAGATGAAAAAGGATGTATTTTATATGCTGGGATCAGCATTATCTTGGTTTTATTGCAGACATACTGTAATCGAAGGGAATTAGAcccctttttttttaaatcaaacaaTTCATTAAGTAATTTTAGaatcaaacaaaaaaaaacaaccccATATTTTAGCATCAGAAATGCACATTTCTAATATATATTAGAATATTTTCTGTAGAGTTTTCTGAGTTTTAAAACCTTGTTTGGttctgtgtgtttgagtgtttgcTCTGGTCTTGTGTCTGAAGTCAAGGCAATGTTCCCAATTTGGGAAGGAGTGGTAATTTGGACACAGACTCTGTGGAATGTCAAGAAGTCTACTTGCCATATCAACACATTTTGGCCCTTGAACGACGGTCCTTTTTATTTGACATTTCTtgtctttgtgtttttttttttaccactgtGCAACCACAGCACTGCATCCAACAGCATCCATCTATCCATTTACATTTCTTGTCTTTGTGGGGGTTTTTTTACCACTGTGCAACCACAGCACTGCATCCAACAGACAC
This genomic stretch from Oncorhynchus clarkii lewisi isolate Uvic-CL-2024 chromosome 13, UVic_Ocla_1.0, whole genome shotgun sequence harbors:
- the LOC139424439 gene encoding max-interacting protein 1 isoform X2; this translates as MTAVQLMNIQRLLEAAEYLDRREKECEHGYASTFPSSIQNTNYQRQNKFRNKKFHNNHNRSTHNELEKNRRAHLRLCLERLKALIPLGKDCNRHTTLGLLNKAKSHIKKLEEADRKSRNQLDSLEREQRHLQRQLDLLQGGTGAGVGGTGPGEGERIRMDSVGSTLCSSEHSDSDQEEIEVDVESTEFSEHGELDSVSTASTSDLDDHSSLQSLASDEGYSSCSILKLSSAFSGSSS